The DNA window CAATGGCCTGCTCAATAATAGTAAGTCCCGATTTCTTTCTCATAATCTGAAATTTTTGTTGTGAATAATCTCGGAGTATAGAAAGAATCGGGTACTTTTGAAAGAGCTATCCCGCGCAGGCGGGATTTAGTTCAACAAAGTACATATTGCAGGGCGGGGTTTGGTTGTACGCCAACTGCGGCTTCTCGCATCGCAGTTCCGTGTCCTTCGGGCAGGAACGCTCTCCGAAATCCGCCCCGACAACATGTACCAACCGTTACCAACAATTTCAAAATGATATCAATTTACAAACTCAAGAAATCGGAATATAAAGAAGGCGCCAAGCTAGCTTTTGAGAATTTTGAAGATTTATTGAATGTCTCCGAGAAAGCAGCACAAATAGGAAAATTGGGAACAGCAACCTCCTTGTGTATTCTTTCTATAGAAGAATTAGCAAAATCAGTAATTTTAGAATTATTGGCAATTAATAATTCTATTCCAATAAAAAACTTAGAAAAATATTTTACTTCTCATGAACAAAAGCATCTAGCTGCAATATCTTTATTCTTTAACTTAAAATCGACTTTTGAAACCAATCAAACAAAACAAGATAATGAAATGGATTCAGATTTTATTCTGGTTATAATTATTCTAATAGTTTTATTGGCACTATCGATAGACAATAAGGCTAAATTAAAGAATAAAAGAAAAGAAAAATCATTTCTTGACACGTTCAAAGAATCAGGATTTTATGTAGAATTCAATACAGATTCAAGACAATGGATTAGTCCCAAAATGGAACACAACCAAGAAAGATTTGAAAGCCTTTTTCAATTGACAAGTGAGTTTGCAACTTCTATTAAAAACTGGATAATTAATGGGAAATTAAGTAAAGAGAATTTATTAAAATTTTTGCATTCTCTTGATGATGACTTAATAGATAAATCACGTTTGGAGAAATTATTATGAAAAACTGCTGGTAACAGCACCTATAAAACATGGCAAATTCGTATTCGGCTGAAACGTGGGCATTTCGTTCACACTTCACTTTCCGGCGGAAAGTAAAGCGCTCCGAAATTTTGCCACGTTTCAAAGCCAAACCGTTGTGCCGCATACTAAAAAACTACAAACAATAAAATTATGCTTGGAAAAATTGAAAATATTGATCTTAGAGATGTT is part of the Bacteroidota bacterium genome and encodes:
- a CDS encoding AbiV family abortive infection protein; this translates as MISIYKLKKSEYKEGAKLAFENFEDLLNVSEKAAQIGKLGTATSLCILSIEELAKSVILELLAINNSIPIKNLEKYFTSHEQKHLAAISLFFNLKSTFETNQTKQDNEMDSDFILVIIILIVLLALSIDNKAKLKNKRKEKSFLDTFKESGFYVEFNTDSRQWISPKMEHNQERFESLFQLTSEFATSIKNWIINGKLSKENLLKFLHSLDDDLIDKSRLEKLL